The proteins below are encoded in one region of Aquisphaera giovannonii:
- a CDS encoding STAS domain-containing protein yields the protein MATTARIQVQDHDGIKVVRFTDNQLFDERTVREVAEQIAVSLPADGSPIRLVLDFSEVSMLSSSALSKFILLQRRVDATKGKLRLCELSPVLHQVFRTSNLDRLFTIDRDLRSSLEALR from the coding sequence ATGGCCACAACCGCCCGGATCCAGGTCCAAGATCACGATGGCATCAAGGTCGTCCGCTTCACCGACAACCAGCTCTTCGACGAGCGGACGGTCCGCGAGGTGGCGGAGCAGATCGCCGTCAGCCTCCCGGCCGACGGCTCGCCGATCCGCCTCGTCCTGGACTTCTCCGAGGTGAGCATGCTCTCCAGCAGCGCCCTCTCGAAGTTCATCCTCCTGCAGCGCAGGGTGGACGCCACCAAGGGGAAGCTGAGGCTCTGCGAGCTCTCGCCGGTGCTCCACCAGGTCTTCCGCACCTCGAACCTGGACCGGCTCTTCACCATCGATCGCGACCTGCGGTCCTCGCTCGAGGCGCTCCGCTGA
- a CDS encoding STAS domain-containing protein, translating to MLKPSVQLHEQDGILIAEFWDCWRLDPAPIQELRARYDAHLRKKGRPEVVIDLSGVGFAGSAALGNFVTLHRDARKNGGRLVFCNVEPTVVEVFRASKLEPLFDFVEGRQAALDLIAKGPSAEKSAAEPGPTPSARPPLGSRPPSSPLRRRRPEAESQ from the coding sequence ATGCTCAAGCCCTCGGTTCAGCTCCACGAACAGGACGGGATCCTGATCGCGGAGTTCTGGGATTGCTGGCGGCTGGACCCCGCCCCGATCCAGGAGCTGCGCGCCCGCTACGACGCCCACCTCCGGAAGAAGGGGCGGCCGGAGGTCGTGATCGACCTCAGCGGCGTGGGTTTCGCCGGCTCGGCGGCCCTGGGCAACTTCGTCACGCTCCACCGGGATGCCCGCAAGAACGGGGGCAGGCTCGTCTTCTGCAACGTCGAGCCGACCGTGGTCGAGGTCTTCCGCGCCAGCAAGCTCGAGCCCCTCTTCGACTTCGTGGAGGGCCGCCAGGCGGCGCTCGACCTGATCGCGAAGGGGCCGTCGGCCGAGAAGTCCGCCGCCGAGCCCGGCCCGACGCCCTCGGCCCGGCCGCCCCTGGGGAGCCGGCCGCCCTCGAGCCCGCTGCGGCGCAGGCGCCCCGAAGCCGAATCCCAATGA
- a CDS encoding MATE family efflux transporter, translated as MSGEVVPSIGEPSDAGPEDGPEGRGALGIPGRSIAGQVLWLAGPVFVEQSLLYLIGLSDTVVAGRYLGADDLAGVTVANYLLWALGTLFTIASVGGTALVARSVGAGRWDEAVRYCGQAFAVGLGLGAAALALIQAFARPLVSTMNLSGPSAAAAVLFLRIVAAVSPLLACTAVGNACLRGAGDTRTGMKVMVLMNAVNVGLTWLLAVGWGPVPALGLAGIAIGTAFGEGIGGLVMLMLLARGRSGLRLGAANLRPERAAVARLLRISLPAAGDSITNVGCQLWFLGLINRLGPIATAAHGVAIRCEAIAFLTISAFAVAASTLAGQYLGARRPRRAARAAATAWVMGMAFLSLLGVALYTRGEAMFQVFLAGRQPEVLVEGVDVLRIVALAMPALATINVLNGTLNGSGDTRWPWAITLAGYLLVRIPMTYLLTLPAAGGGFEMGLRGAWIAMFADLHVRALLVGGRFLGGGWLKARV; from the coding sequence TTGAGCGGGGAGGTCGTCCCAAGCATCGGCGAGCCGTCCGACGCCGGGCCCGAGGACGGTCCGGAGGGTCGCGGCGCCCTGGGCATCCCCGGGCGATCGATCGCCGGCCAGGTCCTCTGGCTGGCCGGGCCCGTCTTCGTCGAGCAGTCCCTGCTCTACCTGATCGGCCTGTCCGACACGGTCGTCGCCGGCCGCTACCTGGGCGCCGACGACCTGGCGGGCGTCACCGTCGCCAACTATCTCCTCTGGGCGCTCGGGACCCTATTCACGATCGCGTCCGTCGGCGGGACGGCCCTGGTCGCCCGGTCCGTCGGCGCCGGGCGGTGGGACGAGGCGGTCCGCTACTGCGGCCAGGCCTTCGCGGTCGGGCTCGGCCTGGGCGCGGCGGCGCTCGCGCTGATCCAGGCCTTCGCGCGCCCGCTCGTCTCGACGATGAACCTGTCCGGCCCGTCGGCGGCCGCGGCCGTCCTCTTCCTGCGGATCGTGGCCGCCGTGTCGCCGCTCCTGGCCTGCACGGCCGTCGGCAACGCCTGCCTGCGGGGCGCCGGGGATACCCGGACGGGCATGAAGGTCATGGTCCTGATGAACGCGGTGAATGTCGGCCTGACCTGGCTTCTCGCCGTCGGCTGGGGGCCGGTCCCGGCGCTCGGGCTGGCGGGCATCGCGATCGGCACGGCCTTCGGGGAGGGGATCGGCGGGCTCGTCATGCTGATGCTCCTGGCCCGGGGCCGATCCGGCCTCCGCCTGGGGGCGGCGAATCTCCGGCCGGAGCGGGCGGCGGTCGCCCGGCTGCTCCGGATCAGCCTCCCGGCCGCGGGGGACAGCATCACCAACGTCGGCTGTCAGCTCTGGTTCCTCGGGCTCATCAATCGGCTGGGGCCGATCGCGACCGCCGCGCACGGCGTGGCGATCCGCTGCGAGGCGATCGCCTTCCTGACGATCTCGGCCTTCGCGGTGGCGGCGAGCACCCTGGCCGGCCAGTACCTCGGGGCCCGGCGGCCGCGCCGGGCGGCACGCGCGGCGGCGACGGCCTGGGTGATGGGGATGGCCTTCCTCTCCCTCCTGGGCGTTGCGCTCTACACCCGGGGCGAGGCCATGTTCCAGGTCTTCCTGGCGGGGAGGCAGCCGGAGGTGCTGGTCGAGGGCGTGGACGTGCTCCGGATCGTGGCCCTGGCCATGCCCGCCCTGGCGACCATCAACGTGCTCAACGGCACCCTCAACGGCTCGGGGGACACCCGCTGGCCCTGGGCCATCACGCTCGCCGGGTACCTGCTCGTCCGGATCCCGATGACCTACCTGCTGACCCTGCCGGCGGCGGGAGGGGGATTCGAGATGGGGCTGCGGGGCGCCTGGATCGCGATGTTCGCGGACCTGCACGTCCGGGCGCTGCTGGTGGGCGGACGCTTCCTCGGCGGCGGCTGGCTGAAGGCCCGGGTCTGA
- a CDS encoding FG-GAP-like repeat-containing protein codes for MRRRRMGWAVAVALLAAVAVGVSAAGLARQRRAWRAELEAARLAIAEGRHSTARQKLAGLADRWSNEGEVYLLLGECELARGRRDEALSAWSRVPRESPHHARAALLRATQLINTGRYGPAEQVLLEAAGTPGEARTDGLDRALDRLYRFEGRFEDVRALLRRGWWRSGDPAAALRELWLLDTSPMPVESWGLALDRADASDDRVWLGRARNATMTGRYEEAGRWLGRCRQARPDDPAVLQAELDLAVAADDPARFWAAAERIQADRPGPADVVLMRAWLARTRRDRDAERRELEALARDFPGNIPALERLATLSLEAGQHAEAERLHRRKAEADKARDRFRKLLLDESRLLDHAGELATLSASLHRDFDAAAWSLLSRATASASDPAPVRFGAGATVPADVVAAAREISARFGPPAVVPGPGPASLAARLADVRPDSGQGVAGGAGPGLDGRASLPESPPPSFRDDAEAAGLRFVFDNGKTPQFLLPETMSGGVGLVDFDGDGWLDVYFVQGGPLASGPGAKGSPVEPTDQLFRNKGDGTFEDVTDATGLRGLLRGRGYGLGVAIGDYDNDGRPDLFLTRLATYVLLRNRDGHAFEDVTDRAGLAGRRDNPTSAAFADLDNDGDLDLYVCHYMIWDPADPRLCKNEKGEYFYCDPSKVEPAADHAFRNDDGRFADVTAEAGLAEAGGRGLGVVAADVNGDGRADLFVANDGTANYLFLNRGGFRFEESALVAGVAGNAAGGYQAGMGVACGDLDGDGRPDLMVTNFYGEGTSLYRNLGQELFADESATTGLGVATRYLLGFGIGLLDSGNRGRLDVLITNGHVNDNRPYYPYAMPARLYENRPTPGSFRLVDVSDRAGPPFQVKRVGRGLAPGDLDNDGRVDAILLPQNEPVAYLRNTTPSAGHFVTFRLEGTKSNRDGVGAIVTVTAGPSRRAAQRMGGGSYQSAGDPRLHFGLGDRPRVGAVEVRWPSGRSDRYEDLPADAGYLLKEGGTKAGRLPGYRDVRRAGGEGAGTKATGRR; via the coding sequence ATGCGGCGTCGGAGAATGGGGTGGGCGGTCGCCGTTGCGCTCCTCGCGGCGGTCGCCGTCGGGGTGAGTGCGGCGGGCCTCGCCCGGCAGCGAAGGGCCTGGAGGGCGGAGCTGGAGGCGGCCCGCCTCGCGATCGCCGAGGGCCGGCACTCGACGGCCCGGCAGAAGCTCGCGGGCCTGGCCGACCGCTGGAGCAACGAGGGCGAAGTCTACCTGCTCCTCGGCGAATGCGAGCTGGCCCGCGGCCGCCGCGACGAGGCGCTGTCGGCGTGGTCCCGCGTGCCCCGGGAGAGCCCGCATCACGCCCGCGCGGCGCTGCTCCGCGCCACCCAATTGATCAATACCGGGCGGTACGGCCCGGCGGAGCAGGTCCTCCTTGAAGCAGCCGGCACGCCCGGCGAAGCGCGCACCGACGGATTGGACCGGGCCCTGGACCGCCTCTATCGCTTCGAGGGGCGGTTCGAGGACGTCCGGGCACTCCTCCGCCGGGGCTGGTGGCGGAGCGGCGACCCCGCCGCGGCGCTCCGGGAGCTCTGGCTGCTCGACACCTCCCCGATGCCCGTGGAGTCGTGGGGGCTGGCCCTGGACCGGGCCGACGCCTCGGATGACCGGGTCTGGCTGGGCCGGGCGCGGAACGCGACGATGACGGGACGCTACGAGGAAGCGGGCCGCTGGCTCGGCCGCTGCCGTCAGGCAAGGCCCGACGATCCCGCGGTCCTCCAGGCGGAGCTCGACCTCGCCGTCGCGGCGGACGATCCGGCCCGGTTCTGGGCGGCCGCGGAGCGCATCCAGGCGGATCGACCGGGCCCCGCCGACGTCGTCCTCATGCGCGCGTGGCTGGCCAGGACCCGACGCGACCGCGACGCGGAGCGTCGCGAGCTCGAGGCCCTGGCACGCGACTTCCCCGGGAACATCCCGGCCCTGGAGCGGCTCGCCACCCTGTCGCTGGAGGCCGGCCAACACGCGGAGGCCGAGCGGCTCCACCGGCGGAAGGCCGAGGCCGACAAGGCCAGGGACCGCTTCCGCAAGCTCCTGCTGGACGAGAGCCGCCTGCTCGACCACGCCGGGGAGCTCGCCACGCTCTCCGCGTCGCTCCATCGCGACTTCGACGCGGCGGCGTGGTCCTTGCTCTCCCGAGCGACGGCCTCGGCCTCCGATCCGGCGCCCGTCCGGTTCGGGGCCGGTGCGACGGTCCCGGCCGACGTCGTCGCCGCGGCGAGGGAGATTTCCGCACGTTTCGGGCCCCCGGCCGTGGTGCCCGGCCCGGGCCCCGCCAGCCTCGCGGCCCGCCTGGCGGACGTCAGGCCCGATTCGGGGCAGGGGGTCGCCGGCGGGGCCGGCCCGGGCCTCGATGGTCGCGCGAGCCTCCCCGAATCGCCCCCGCCCAGCTTCCGCGACGACGCCGAGGCGGCCGGCCTCCGCTTCGTCTTCGACAACGGCAAGACGCCGCAATTCTTGCTGCCGGAGACCATGTCCGGCGGGGTCGGCCTGGTCGACTTCGATGGCGACGGCTGGCTCGACGTCTACTTTGTCCAGGGAGGCCCCCTCGCATCCGGTCCCGGGGCCAAGGGCTCACCCGTCGAGCCGACCGACCAGCTCTTCCGCAACAAGGGCGACGGGACTTTCGAGGACGTCACCGACGCGACGGGGCTGCGGGGCCTCCTCAGGGGGAGGGGATACGGCCTGGGGGTGGCCATCGGCGATTATGACAATGACGGCCGCCCGGACCTCTTCCTGACCCGACTGGCCACGTACGTCCTCCTCCGCAACCGGGACGGGCATGCCTTCGAGGACGTCACCGATCGCGCCGGGCTTGCCGGCCGCCGCGACAACCCGACCTCCGCGGCCTTCGCCGACCTGGACAACGACGGCGACCTGGACCTGTACGTCTGCCACTACATGATCTGGGACCCGGCGGATCCCAGGCTCTGCAAGAACGAGAAGGGGGAGTACTTCTACTGCGACCCCAGCAAGGTCGAGCCCGCGGCCGATCACGCCTTCCGCAACGACGACGGCCGGTTCGCGGACGTCACCGCCGAGGCCGGCCTCGCGGAGGCGGGGGGGCGCGGGCTGGGCGTGGTGGCCGCGGACGTCAACGGGGACGGCCGGGCGGACCTGTTCGTGGCCAACGACGGGACGGCGAATTACCTGTTCCTGAACCGGGGCGGCTTCCGCTTCGAGGAATCCGCGCTCGTCGCGGGGGTCGCGGGGAACGCCGCGGGCGGATACCAGGCGGGCATGGGCGTCGCCTGCGGCGACCTCGACGGCGACGGCCGGCCCGACCTGATGGTGACGAATTTCTACGGCGAGGGCACCAGCCTGTACCGCAACCTGGGCCAGGAGCTCTTCGCCGACGAGAGCGCGACGACCGGCCTGGGGGTCGCGACCCGCTACCTGCTCGGCTTCGGCATCGGCCTCCTCGACTCCGGCAACCGGGGCCGGCTCGACGTCCTGATCACGAACGGGCACGTGAACGACAACCGGCCTTATTATCCGTATGCCATGCCGGCGCGGCTCTACGAGAACCGGCCGACCCCCGGGTCGTTCCGGCTGGTGGACGTATCCGACCGGGCCGGGCCGCCCTTCCAGGTCAAGCGGGTGGGCCGCGGCCTGGCGCCGGGCGACCTGGACAACGACGGCCGCGTGGACGCGATCCTCCTCCCCCAGAACGAGCCGGTCGCGTACCTCCGCAACACCACCCCGTCCGCCGGGCACTTCGTCACCTTCCGGCTGGAAGGGACGAAATCGAATCGCGACGGCGTCGGGGCGATCGTCACCGTGACCGCCGGGCCGTCCCGCCGGGCGGCGCAGAGGATGGGAGGGGGGAGCTACCAGTCGGCCGGCGACCCGCGGCTCCATTTCGGCCTCGGCGACCGGCCTCGCGTGGGGGCCGTCGAGGTCCGCTGGCCGTCCGGACGGTCCGATCGCTATGAGGACCTCCCGGCCGACGCGGGATATCTCCTTAAGGAAGGCGGAACGAAGGCGGGACGCCTGCCCGGCTACCGCGACGTGCGGCGTGCGGGCGGCGAGGGGGCGGGGACGAAGGCGACCGGTCGCCGATGA